From the Longimicrobium sp. genome, one window contains:
- a CDS encoding gamma-glutamyltransferase family protein, with translation MRLSAAARLLAALLLLAAASPGAAQRTVKPVLHGRHWVAVTGKPIAATAGAMIFQKGGNAVDAACAMIAATSTMWDVLSWGGETQALIYNPHTGRVIGINALGVAPSGATPEFYHSKGMRYPPEYGPLAAVTPGTPGGILTMLAEYGTMSLKDVLAPAIEMADGYPMEDEASNSIERNKEQIRQWPYSRALFLVHPGQPREGPAIGEIFRQPDLAATLRKLVDAEQQALAAGKNRHDAIMAAYDRFYRGDIARELVRGTREQGGLITMEDLAGWRVRIEEPAHATYRGYDVYKLTAWTQGPAMLQALNLLEPMDLRGMGLNSTRYIHTLYQVMSLAFADRDFYYGDPYFPPAEPLQPLLSKGYADVRRKEIDWKRNNPAVKPGDP, from the coding sequence CGGTGAAGCCGGTGCTGCACGGGCGGCACTGGGTGGCCGTGACGGGCAAGCCGATCGCCGCGACCGCCGGCGCCATGATCTTCCAGAAGGGCGGCAACGCGGTGGACGCGGCGTGCGCCATGATCGCCGCCACCAGCACCATGTGGGACGTGCTGAGCTGGGGCGGCGAGACGCAGGCGCTGATCTACAATCCCCACACGGGGCGGGTGATCGGCATCAACGCGCTCGGAGTCGCCCCGAGCGGCGCCACGCCCGAATTCTACCACTCGAAGGGGATGCGGTATCCCCCCGAGTACGGGCCGCTGGCGGCGGTCACGCCGGGAACCCCGGGCGGCATCCTGACCATGCTGGCCGAGTACGGCACGATGTCGCTGAAGGACGTCCTCGCGCCCGCCATCGAGATGGCCGACGGCTACCCGATGGAGGACGAGGCGTCGAACTCCATCGAGCGCAACAAGGAGCAGATCCGGCAGTGGCCGTACTCGCGCGCGCTCTTCCTCGTCCACCCCGGCCAGCCGCGCGAGGGCCCCGCCATCGGCGAGATCTTCCGCCAGCCGGACCTTGCCGCCACGCTGCGCAAGCTGGTCGACGCCGAGCAGCAGGCGCTGGCCGCGGGAAAGAACCGGCACGACGCGATCATGGCCGCGTACGACCGCTTCTACCGCGGCGACATCGCGCGCGAGCTGGTGCGGGGGACGCGCGAGCAGGGCGGGCTGATCACCATGGAGGACCTGGCCGGCTGGCGGGTGCGCATCGAGGAGCCGGCGCACGCCACCTACCGCGGCTACGACGTCTACAAGCTCACCGCCTGGACGCAGGGGCCGGCCATGCTCCAGGCGCTCAACCTGCTCGAGCCGATGGACCTGCGCGGCATGGGGCTCAACAGCACCCGCTACATCCATACCCTCTACCAGGTGATGAGCCTCGCCTTCGCCGACCGCGACTTCTACTACGGCGATCCCTACTTCCCGCCCGCGGAGCCGCTCCAGCCGCTGCTCTCCAAGGGGTACGCCGACGTCCGGCGGAAGGAGATCGACTGGAAGCGGAACAATCCGGCGGTGAAGCCCGGCGATCCCT